A part of Capsicum annuum cultivar UCD-10X-F1 chromosome 6, UCD10Xv1.1, whole genome shotgun sequence genomic DNA contains:
- the LOC107873444 gene encoding uncharacterized protein LOC107873444 isoform X3 — protein MDVQLCQLYATLPIIKGFILRYCGFFLGLLQICLNPCSSLSNENSRCLWPCAHHALPPSHIPHLLRCLDTSLNAKDDIARFVGSVLDVYWELPPVVGPSLTHQTRYDPARASSPIVDDDSGMQRGFCNPMLELRTSMQRGIRKRNRAGAVIHICLLMQSTPSFLSLIL, from the exons ATGGATGTGCAGCTTTGCCAATTGTACGCAACTTTGCCAATTATTAAAGGGTTTATTCTTCGCTATTGTGGCTTCTTCCTTGGGTTACTGCAGATTTGCCTTAATCCCTGTTCATCTCTGTCGAACGAGAATTCGAG GTGCCTTTGGCCGTGTGCTCATCATGCTTTGCCTCCGAGCCACATCCCGCACCTTTTGAGGTGCCTAGATACCAGCCTAAATGCAAAAGATGACATAGCCAG gTTTGTAGGGTCAGTTTTAGATGTTTACTGGGAGCTTCCACCTGTGGTTGGTCCTTCATTAACTCATCAGACGAGATATGATCCGGCTCGTGCATCAAGTCCTATTGTTGATGATGACAG TGGTATGCAAAGAGGTTTCTGCAACCCGATGTTGGAGTTGCGCACTTCAATGCAGAGAG GGATACGAAAGAGAAATCGGGCTGGTGCAGTGATCCACATTTGCCTTCTTATGCAGAGTACTCcctcttttctctctctaat CTTATAG
- the LOC107873444 gene encoding uncharacterized protein LOC107873444 isoform X4 — translation MDVQLCQLYATLPIIKGFILRYCGFFLGLLQICLNPCSSLSNENSRCLWPCAHHALPPSHIPHLLRCLDTSLNAKDDIARFVGSVLDVYWELPPVVGPSLTHQTRYDPARASSPIVDDDSGMQRGFCNPMLELRTSMQRGIRKRNRAGAVIHICLLMQK, via the exons ATGGATGTGCAGCTTTGCCAATTGTACGCAACTTTGCCAATTATTAAAGGGTTTATTCTTCGCTATTGTGGCTTCTTCCTTGGGTTACTGCAGATTTGCCTTAATCCCTGTTCATCTCTGTCGAACGAGAATTCGAG GTGCCTTTGGCCGTGTGCTCATCATGCTTTGCCTCCGAGCCACATCCCGCACCTTTTGAGGTGCCTAGATACCAGCCTAAATGCAAAAGATGACATAGCCAG gTTTGTAGGGTCAGTTTTAGATGTTTACTGGGAGCTTCCACCTGTGGTTGGTCCTTCATTAACTCATCAGACGAGATATGATCCGGCTCGTGCATCAAGTCCTATTGTTGATGATGACAG TGGTATGCAAAGAGGTTTCTGCAACCCGATGTTGGAGTTGCGCACTTCAATGCAGAGAG GGATACGAAAGAGAAATCGGGCTGGTGCAGTGATCCACATTTGCCTTCTTATGCAGA AATGA
- the LOC107873444 gene encoding uncharacterized protein LOC107873444 isoform X1 encodes MDVQLCQLYATLPIIKGFILRYCGFFLGLLQICLNPCSSLSNENSRCLWPCAHHALPPSHIPHLLRCLDTSLNAKDDIARFVGSVLDVYWELPPVVGPSLTHQTRYDPARASSPIVDDDSGMQRGFCNPMLELRTSMQRGIRKRNRAGAVIHICLLMQTWRCVWHMIQNDMVHGWGLDFALRRCVEISED; translated from the exons ATGGATGTGCAGCTTTGCCAATTGTACGCAACTTTGCCAATTATTAAAGGGTTTATTCTTCGCTATTGTGGCTTCTTCCTTGGGTTACTGCAGATTTGCCTTAATCCCTGTTCATCTCTGTCGAACGAGAATTCGAG GTGCCTTTGGCCGTGTGCTCATCATGCTTTGCCTCCGAGCCACATCCCGCACCTTTTGAGGTGCCTAGATACCAGCCTAAATGCAAAAGATGACATAGCCAG gTTTGTAGGGTCAGTTTTAGATGTTTACTGGGAGCTTCCACCTGTGGTTGGTCCTTCATTAACTCATCAGACGAGATATGATCCGGCTCGTGCATCAAGTCCTATTGTTGATGATGACAG TGGTATGCAAAGAGGTTTCTGCAACCCGATGTTGGAGTTGCGCACTTCAATGCAGAGAG GGATACGAAAGAGAAATCGGGCTGGTGCAGTGATCCACATTTGCCTTCTTATGCAGA CTTGGCGATGTGTTTGGCATATGATTCAG AATGATATGGTGCATGGATGGGGATTGGATTTTGCATTAAGAAGATGTGTAGAG ATTTCTGAAGATTGA
- the LOC107873444 gene encoding uncharacterized protein LOC107873444 isoform X5, whose amino-acid sequence MDVQLCQLYATLPIIKGFILRYCGFFLGLLQICLNPCSSLSNENSRFVGSVLDVYWELPPVVGPSLTHQTRYDPARASSPIVDDDSGMQRGFCNPMLELRTSMQRGIRKRNRAGAVIHICLLMQTWRCVWHMIQNDMVHGWGLDFALRRCVEISED is encoded by the exons ATGGATGTGCAGCTTTGCCAATTGTACGCAACTTTGCCAATTATTAAAGGGTTTATTCTTCGCTATTGTGGCTTCTTCCTTGGGTTACTGCAGATTTGCCTTAATCCCTGTTCATCTCTGTCGAACGAGAATTCGAG gTTTGTAGGGTCAGTTTTAGATGTTTACTGGGAGCTTCCACCTGTGGTTGGTCCTTCATTAACTCATCAGACGAGATATGATCCGGCTCGTGCATCAAGTCCTATTGTTGATGATGACAG TGGTATGCAAAGAGGTTTCTGCAACCCGATGTTGGAGTTGCGCACTTCAATGCAGAGAG GGATACGAAAGAGAAATCGGGCTGGTGCAGTGATCCACATTTGCCTTCTTATGCAGA CTTGGCGATGTGTTTGGCATATGATTCAG AATGATATGGTGCATGGATGGGGATTGGATTTTGCATTAAGAAGATGTGTAGAG ATTTCTGAAGATTGA
- the LOC107873444 gene encoding uncharacterized protein LOC107873444 isoform X2 translates to MDVQLCQLYATLPIIKGFILRYCGFFLGLLQICLNPCSSLSNENSRCLWPCAHHALPPSHIPHLLRCLDTSLNAKDDIARFVGSVLDVYWELPPVVGPSLTHQTRYDPARASSPIVDDDSGMQRGFCNPMLELRTSMQRGIRKRNRAGAVIHICLLMQSTPSFLSLILAMCLAYDSE, encoded by the exons ATGGATGTGCAGCTTTGCCAATTGTACGCAACTTTGCCAATTATTAAAGGGTTTATTCTTCGCTATTGTGGCTTCTTCCTTGGGTTACTGCAGATTTGCCTTAATCCCTGTTCATCTCTGTCGAACGAGAATTCGAG GTGCCTTTGGCCGTGTGCTCATCATGCTTTGCCTCCGAGCCACATCCCGCACCTTTTGAGGTGCCTAGATACCAGCCTAAATGCAAAAGATGACATAGCCAG gTTTGTAGGGTCAGTTTTAGATGTTTACTGGGAGCTTCCACCTGTGGTTGGTCCTTCATTAACTCATCAGACGAGATATGATCCGGCTCGTGCATCAAGTCCTATTGTTGATGATGACAG TGGTATGCAAAGAGGTTTCTGCAACCCGATGTTGGAGTTGCGCACTTCAATGCAGAGAG GGATACGAAAGAGAAATCGGGCTGGTGCAGTGATCCACATTTGCCTTCTTATGCAGAGTACTCcctcttttctctctctaat CTTGGCGATGTGTTTGGCATATGATTCAG AATGA